A single Sporanaerobacter acetigenes DSM 13106 DNA region contains:
- a CDS encoding NUDIX domain-containing protein, with protein sequence SEIIVRHEDGMFLLMQRDLIKPNFPGLYVASAGGSAVVGERPYDTAIRELREETGIEAPKLEQIYRCMSKDTIYYGYICETNCNKDSITLQEGETISYLWLTKEEFFKFIESDKYMQSHKERMSEYLDIIR encoded by the coding sequence AGTGAAATAATAGTTAGGCATGAAGATGGTATGTTTTTACTTATGCAAAGAGATTTAATAAAGCCAAATTTTCCAGGTTTGTATGTAGCAAGTGCGGGTGGTAGTGCAGTGGTAGGCGAGAGACCTTATGATACTGCAATCAGGGAACTCAGGGAAGAAACAGGTATTGAAGCACCAAAATTAGAGCAGATATACAGATGTATGAGCAAGGATACTATATATTATGGCTATATATGTGAAACTAATTGTAATAAAGATTCAATTACGCTTCAAGAAGGTGAAACAATATCTTATTTGTGGTTGACAAAAGAAGAATTCTTTAAGTTTATTGAATCAGACAAGTATATGCAAAGTCATAAAGAAAGAATGAGTGAATATTTAGATATAATTAGGTAA
- a CDS encoding AraC family transcriptional regulator yields MGWVEGIGRAIDYIEDNITEEISIEDIAEKAFISPFYFQKGFAMLCGFTVGEYIKQRRLTLAGSELISTDKKIMDIAVKYGYTSADSFTKAFTRFHGVTPTAVRKDGAMVKSFAPLKIKFSLEGGYIMDYKIVEKDSFTIMGVSRMFKYDDATMKIPQFWTDHYQTGKGKFVCGMYGICIAESAMDSDEFEYLIADDYNPSLEIPDGFVTKVIPKHIWAIFACKGAMPKSLQDVNKKIFSEWLPNCKDYEIAAGYNVEMYTNIADYPQGNQDENYYSEIWIPVKEKNHVE; encoded by the coding sequence ATGGGATGGGTTGAAGGAATTGGCAGGGCTATTGATTATATTGAAGATAATATTACAGAAGAAATCTCAATAGAGGATATTGCAGAAAAAGCATTTATATCTCCATTTTATTTCCAAAAAGGTTTTGCAATGCTTTGTGGTTTTACAGTTGGAGAGTATATTAAACAACGTAGGCTTACACTTGCTGGTAGTGAACTTATTTCTACTGATAAAAAGATTATGGATATTGCAGTGAAATATGGCTACACCTCAGCAGATAGTTTCACAAAGGCTTTCACCCGATTTCATGGTGTTACACCTACTGCAGTCCGAAAAGATGGAGCAATGGTTAAATCATTTGCCCCACTAAAAATAAAATTCTCATTGGAAGGTGGCTATATTATGGATTACAAAATTGTTGAAAAAGATTCATTCACTATTATGGGTGTATCAAGGATGTTTAAGTATGACGATGCAACTATGAAAATTCCACAGTTTTGGACAGATCATTATCAAACAGGAAAGGGTAAGTTTGTATGTGGAATGTACGGAATATGTATAGCTGAGAGCGCGATGGATTCAGATGAATTCGAGTACTTAATTGCAGATGATTATAATCCATCTTTGGAAATACCTGATGGTTTTGTTACAAAGGTTATACCTAAACATATATGGGCTATTTTTGCTTGTAAGGGTGCAATGCCAAAATCTTTGCAAGATGTGAATAAAAAAATTTTCTCAGAATGGCTGCCTAATTGCAAGGATTATGAAATTGCAGCAGGTTATAATGTTGAAATGTATACCAATATAGCTGATT
- a CDS encoding aminoglycoside phosphotransferase family protein gives MDKLNFIKSVPISKGWSGDKKYCVTFKDGTKYLLRISPIEQFDRKKEGFEMMKEVLSLHIPMCQPIGFGVCDEGVYSLQSWIDGNDAEDVISDLSVSKQYAYGLNAGNILKKIHTIPAPKQQENWEICFNRKIERKIQMYSECPIKYEGGQLFINYINENRYLLHNRPQCYQHGDYHIGNMMIDTNDKLIIIDFDRYDYGDPWEEFNRIVWCAQKAPMFATGMVNGYFSYNVPMEFWRLLALYISSNTLSSLPWAIPFGQGEIDTMLNQAKEILKWLNNMNNSIPTWYINEKDYLKKREMYADN, from the coding sequence TTGGATAAATTAAACTTTATAAAATCAGTTCCGATTTCGAAAGGTTGGTCGGGCGATAAAAAATATTGTGTTACATTCAAAGATGGCACGAAGTATCTGCTTAGGATTTCACCAATAGAACAATTCGATAGAAAAAAGGAAGGGTTTGAAATGATGAAGGAAGTATTGTCTCTTCATATTCCAATGTGTCAACCAATAGGATTCGGAGTTTGTGATGAGGGTGTTTATTCGTTACAAAGTTGGATTGATGGCAATGATGCAGAAGATGTTATATCAGATTTATCTGTTTCTAAACAATATGCCTATGGTCTTAATGCGGGCAATATTCTAAAAAAAATTCATACTATTCCTGCACCGAAACAACAGGAAAATTGGGAGATCTGTTTTAATCGCAAAATTGAAAGAAAAATACAAATGTATTCTGAATGTCCAATCAAGTATGAAGGTGGGCAATTATTTATCAATTACATAAATGAAAATCGCTATTTACTCCATAATCGTCCGCAATGCTATCAGCACGGAGATTATCATATAGGTAATATGATGATAGACACCAATGATAAACTAATAATCATAGATTTTGACCGTTATGACTATGGGGACCCATGGGAAGAGTTCAATCGTATAGTTTGGTGTGCACAAAAAGCACCAATGTTTGCAACAGGTATGGTTAATGGCTACTTTTCTTATAATGTGCCGATGGAGTTTTGGAGATTGTTGGCACTATATATTTCAAGTAATACACTTTCTTCTCTTCCGTGGGCAATTCCTTTTGGACAAGGAGAGATTGATACAATGCTGAACCAAGCAAAGGAAATATTAAAATGGCTTAATAATATGAATAATTCAATACCAACATGGTATATTAATGAGAAAGATTATTTAAAGAAAAGGGAAATGTATGCTGATAATTAA
- a CDS encoding GNAT family N-acetyltransferase, whose amino-acid sequence MNYRKIELDSSNIDKKSELLLMQIAKWHNLTPKLWIPDYTVTTAEIEETVLKIQNTRNEDLLLVVAEDELGHIQGFIWACKQEKSQDSVMILSLYVTEDYRGQGVATKLKKLLEEWCRLEGIKTIETTVHYKNNSMIALNQKLGYNPGMVYMTKKL is encoded by the coding sequence ATGAATTATAGAAAAATTGAGCTTGATAGTAGCAATATCGACAAGAAATCAGAATTGCTTTTAATGCAGATTGCAAAATGGCATAATCTCACACCAAAACTATGGATACCAGATTATACAGTTACAACAGCAGAAATAGAAGAAACAGTACTAAAAATTCAAAATACAAGAAATGAAGATTTGTTACTTGTTGTTGCAGAAGATGAACTAGGCCATATACAGGGATTTATATGGGCTTGCAAACAAGAGAAATCTCAAGATAGTGTTATGATTTTATCTTTATATGTAACAGAGGATTATAGGGGCCAGGGGGTAGCTACAAAACTAAAAAAATTATTGGAGGAATGGTGTCGGCTTGAAGGAATAAAAACAATAGAAACAACAGTGCATTATAAGAATAATAGTATGATAGCATTAAATCAAAAACTTGGGTATAATCCTGGAATGGTATATATGACAAAAAAATTATAA
- a CDS encoding GNAT family N-acetyltransferase, with protein sequence MNYKIIELNDTQVEDIENRLDEYDKKYTIYEISGSIKIGVKDGDKLIAGADACMTGFRILYVSTVFVDEDYRKNKIGTLLMNEIEKRAKLMGANMIRLDTFNWQGRDFYRSIGYEEVGSYDNKVDGFSEHFFLKRL encoded by the coding sequence ATGAATTATAAGATTATTGAACTTAATGATACACAGGTAGAGGATATTGAAAATCGTCTTGATGAATATGATAAAAAGTATACAATATATGAAATTTCAGGTAGTATAAAAATTGGTGTAAAAGATGGTGATAAATTAATTGCTGGAGCGGATGCATGTATGACTGGATTTAGAATATTATATGTTTCTACTGTATTTGTTGATGAAGATTATAGGAAAAATAAAATTGGCACATTGTTAATGAATGAAATCGAAAAACGTGCAAAATTAATGGGGGCAAATATGATTAGATTAGATACCTTTAATTGGCAGGGCAGGGACTTCTATCGTTCGATAGGATATGAAGAAGTTGGGTCTTATGATAATAAAGTTGATGGTTTTTCAGAGCACTTCTTTTTGAAGAGATTATAA